In Erigeron canadensis isolate Cc75 chromosome 7, C_canadensis_v1, whole genome shotgun sequence, one DNA window encodes the following:
- the LOC122608937 gene encoding pollen-specific leucine-rich repeat extensin-like protein 1, with protein MTDQRSAFRFRVPRLRPIPSPRPTTPTTQTTVRRPPRPQPQPAPAPTPQPRAPLPSPPPALPVRPPSPQVPATLPPTPPSLPLGTVPASSLEPSSVKPTPLLQVQTESSQTPPNRSLGTVPDSLPEPVVRPTPLPPPPPPASPPLPPVRSLGTVPDSPLEPQNKPSPPPQHEPSPTSSSSHSRIQSPVSSHPPSPSRTSTQPPSSPKLLESPPEAERSTKKASNDGRTDVNPATDPAPNDSINKVAGETKTVPQTHDETSTELSSDHSNSESQFKEKPLNKTHITQDNHHEDEKTKSILSHPGNEIPEPDYAENAESNGPQHEETTDNVHTEPISQIWNEKIPSVITLSGRNRGTSMHINSAANRRGKSIHITRRYKHNPDEITDTTDGEESSTEKAPEKENEDKNAYINCNIQGINNSMVFNCTITEKKPGVHLGSWDPMDVKKPKRKYIKLMDKNKVKLNISPKQKHTIRRRCLRGLFMESSDSDPNDPQKSRRHGCRYSSGEKSNKDDQMDVS; from the coding sequence ATGACAGACCAAAGATCCGCCTTTCGCTTTCGTGTCCCTCGGTTGAGACCTATCCCATCTCCTCGTCCCACTACTCCTACCACCCAAACCACGGTAAGAAGGCCACCTAGACCACAACCTCAACCTGCACCAGCACCAACACCTCAACCACGTGCACCATTACCATCACCGCCACCTGCATTACCTGTTAGACCACCTTCACCTCAAGTACCAGCTACATTACCACCTACGCCACCAAGTCTGCCTCTAGGCACTGTCCCAGCTTCATCACTCGAGCCATCATCAGTTAAGCCAACACCATTACTACAAGTGCAAACTGAATCATCACAAACCCCACCAAATCGATCTTTGGGCACAGTCCCTGATTCATTACCCGAGCCAGTAGTTAGACCAACGccattaccaccaccgccaccacctgcATCACCACCATTGCCACCAGTTCGATCTTTGGGCACAGTCCCTGATTCACCACTAGAACCACAAAATaaaccatcaccaccaccacaacatGAACCCTCACCAACCTCGTCATCATCTCATTCGCGCATTCAGTCACCGGTTTCTTCACATCCACCATCACCATCTCGTACGTCTACTCAACCACCTTCTTCACCTAAATTGCTCGAGTCACCACCTGAAGCTGAAAGATCAACAAAAAAGGCTTCAAATGACGGTCGAACGGATGTCAATCCTGCTACTGATCCAGCCCCTAATGATTCCATAAACAAAGTGGCAGGAGAAACGAAAACTGTCCCACAAACTCATGATGAAACATCCACAGAGCTATCAAGTGACCATTCTAATTCAGAATCACAATTTAAAGAAAAACCATTAAACAAAACTCACATAACACAAGACAACCACCATGAAGACGAAAAGACCAAATCAATACTTTCACATCCAGGTAACGAAATCCCAGAACCTGATTATGCTGAAAACGCAGAATCAAACGGGCCACAACATGAAGAAACCACGGATAACGTTCATACAGAACCAATAAGCCAAATTTGGAATGAGAAAATTCCAAGTGTTATTACACTTTCTGGAAGAAACCGAGGGACGTCAATGCATATAAATTCTGCAGCAAACAGGCGAGGAAAATCGATTCATATCACTAGAAGGTACAAACACAACCCTGATGAGATCACAGACACTACTGATGGAGAAGAAAGCTCAACCGAAAAGGCACCAGAAAAGGAAAATGAGGATAAAAATGCGTATATTAACTGCAATATTCAAGGGATAAATAACTCAATGGTGTTTAACTGCACAATTACAGAAAAAAAACCAGGTGTTCATTTAGGTTCTTGGGATCCAATGGACGTGAAAAAACCGAAAAGGAAGTATATAAAGTTGATggataaaaataaagttaaactCAACATTAGCCCGAAACAGAAGCATACTATCAGAAGGAGATGTCTAAGAGGCCTTTTCATGGAGTCGAGTGATTCTGACCCGAATGATCCACAGAAGTCCAGACGACATGGTTGTCGCTATAGCAGCGGGGAAAAAAGTAACAAAGATGATCAGATGGATGTATCTTAA
- the LOC122607828 gene encoding tubby-like F-box protein 5 isoform X2 — translation MPLIKCLVGPNTEEGSSGIKSRKRIQKKTRGRSHIAPVNYETPSLPPPPPPLINDGKWKNLPIELLLDIIKRVEASKTSWPARRDVVVCAAVCRLWRDTVKQVVKTPEQCGLITFPISLKQPGARGEPIQCFIRRDRTSSTFRLYLGLSPALAGEASKLLLAAKKVRKATGTEFLISLSADEFSRANNTYVGKLSSNFLGTKFVIYDQPPCDHLIQSNPKFGSKTVSCVVLPMVKSKVIMISYELNFLRTKGPRRMHCTMNTIPSSAVQEDGTAPTPSTFLDDDFSPNFHTSNKKEDPLILKNKSPRWHEQLQCWCLNFKGRVTVASVKNFQLTVDMPQSSQSSEQQEDVILQFGKIGKDIFTMDYCYPLSTFQAFAICLSSFDTKPACE, via the exons ATGCCATTAATCAAATGTCTAGTTGGCCCGAATACAGAAGAGGGTAGTAGTGGAAtcaaatcaagaaaacgaattcaGAAGAAAACGCGAGGTAGATCACATATAGCTCCAGTTAACTATGAAACGCCgtcattaccaccaccaccaccacctttgATCAATGATGGAAAATGGAAGAATTTGCCAATTGAGTTGCTTCTTGATATAATTAAGCGAGTTGAGGCGAGTAAGACGTCGTGGCCAGCTAGACGAGATGTGGTTGTTTGTGCTGCAGTTTGCAGGTTATGGAGGGATACTGTGAAACAGGTTGTGAAAACACCTGAGCAATGTGGATTGATCACTTTCCCCATTTCATTGAAACAG CCTGGAGCAAGAGGTGAACCTATTCAATGTTTTATAAGGAGGGATAGGACTAGTTCAACTTTTCGGTTATATCTTGGCTTGAGCCCAG CACTGGCTGGAGAGGCAAGCAAGCTGTTGTTGGCAGCAAAGAAGGTGAGAAAGGCTACAGGAACAGAGTTTCTGATCTCATTATCTGCTGATGAATTTTCTCGAGCAAACAATACTTACGTCGGAAAATTAAG TTCCAATTTTCTTGGCACCAAGTTTGTCATTTATGATCAGCCTCCTTGTGACCATCTTATCCAATCAAACCCAAAATTTGGGTCAAAGACGGTTTCTTGTGTGGTATTACCAATGGTTAAATCCAAAGTGATCATGATATCTTATGAGCTTAATTTTCTAAGAACTAAAGGGCCAAGAAGAATGCATTGCACAATGAACACAATCCCTTCATCTGCAGTTCAAGAAGACGGGACTGCTCCTACTCCATCAACATTTTTAGATGATGACTTTTCACCTAATTTCCACACTTCAAACAAGAAAGAAGACCCGttgattttgaaaaacaaatcaCCTAGGTGGCATGAGCAACTTCAGTGTTGGTGTTTAAATTTCAAAGGGCGCGTTACCGTTGCATCTGTTAAGAACTTCCAGTTGACAGTTGACATGCCCCAAAGTAGTCAAAGTTCAGAACAACAAGAGGATGTGATACTGCAGTTTGGAAAAATCGGAAAAGATATCTTTACTATGGATTATTGCTACCCGTTATCTACTTTTCAGGCATTTGCGATATGTTTAAGCAGTTTCGACACTAAACCAGCTTGTGAATAA
- the LOC122607828 gene encoding tubby-like F-box protein 5 isoform X1, whose amino-acid sequence MFSICGFINFFRFEYRRGSYINMPLIKCLVGPNTEEGSSGIKSRKRIQKKTRGRSHIAPVNYETPSLPPPPPPLINDGKWKNLPIELLLDIIKRVEASKTSWPARRDVVVCAAVCRLWRDTVKQVVKTPEQCGLITFPISLKQPGARGEPIQCFIRRDRTSSTFRLYLGLSPALAGEASKLLLAAKKVRKATGTEFLISLSADEFSRANNTYVGKLSSNFLGTKFVIYDQPPCDHLIQSNPKFGSKTVSCVVLPMVKSKVIMISYELNFLRTKGPRRMHCTMNTIPSSAVQEDGTAPTPSTFLDDDFSPNFHTSNKKEDPLILKNKSPRWHEQLQCWCLNFKGRVTVASVKNFQLTVDMPQSSQSSEQQEDVILQFGKIGKDIFTMDYCYPLSTFQAFAICLSSFDTKPACE is encoded by the exons ATGTTTAGCATATgtggttttattaatttttttcgtTTCGAATACAGAAGGGGAAGTTATATAAACATGCCATTAATCAAATGTCTAGTTGGCCCGAATACAGAAGAGGGTAGTAGTGGAAtcaaatcaagaaaacgaattcaGAAGAAAACGCGAGGTAGATCACATATAGCTCCAGTTAACTATGAAACGCCgtcattaccaccaccaccaccacctttgATCAATGATGGAAAATGGAAGAATTTGCCAATTGAGTTGCTTCTTGATATAATTAAGCGAGTTGAGGCGAGTAAGACGTCGTGGCCAGCTAGACGAGATGTGGTTGTTTGTGCTGCAGTTTGCAGGTTATGGAGGGATACTGTGAAACAGGTTGTGAAAACACCTGAGCAATGTGGATTGATCACTTTCCCCATTTCATTGAAACAG CCTGGAGCAAGAGGTGAACCTATTCAATGTTTTATAAGGAGGGATAGGACTAGTTCAACTTTTCGGTTATATCTTGGCTTGAGCCCAG CACTGGCTGGAGAGGCAAGCAAGCTGTTGTTGGCAGCAAAGAAGGTGAGAAAGGCTACAGGAACAGAGTTTCTGATCTCATTATCTGCTGATGAATTTTCTCGAGCAAACAATACTTACGTCGGAAAATTAAG TTCCAATTTTCTTGGCACCAAGTTTGTCATTTATGATCAGCCTCCTTGTGACCATCTTATCCAATCAAACCCAAAATTTGGGTCAAAGACGGTTTCTTGTGTGGTATTACCAATGGTTAAATCCAAAGTGATCATGATATCTTATGAGCTTAATTTTCTAAGAACTAAAGGGCCAAGAAGAATGCATTGCACAATGAACACAATCCCTTCATCTGCAGTTCAAGAAGACGGGACTGCTCCTACTCCATCAACATTTTTAGATGATGACTTTTCACCTAATTTCCACACTTCAAACAAGAAAGAAGACCCGttgattttgaaaaacaaatcaCCTAGGTGGCATGAGCAACTTCAGTGTTGGTGTTTAAATTTCAAAGGGCGCGTTACCGTTGCATCTGTTAAGAACTTCCAGTTGACAGTTGACATGCCCCAAAGTAGTCAAAGTTCAGAACAACAAGAGGATGTGATACTGCAGTTTGGAAAAATCGGAAAAGATATCTTTACTATGGATTATTGCTACCCGTTATCTACTTTTCAGGCATTTGCGATATGTTTAAGCAGTTTCGACACTAAACCAGCTTGTGAATAA